In Arsenicicoccus dermatophilus, a genomic segment contains:
- a CDS encoding LLM class flavin-dependent oxidoreductase: MQIGIFTVGDVTRDPLTGRTPSEHERIDAITQIALKAEEVGLDVFATGEHHNPPFVPSSPTTHLAFVAARTERLRLSTSTTLITTNDPVKIAEDYAFLQHLSGGRVDLMMGRGNTGPVYPWFGKDIRQGIPLAVESYHLLRRLWREPVVDWQGQFRTPLHGYTSTPAPLDGTPPFVWHGSIRSPEIAEQAAYYGDGFFHNHIFWGPEHTAQMVALYRQRFEHYGHGSADQAIVGLGGQAFIAGTGAEARRRFRPYFDVAPVYGHGPSLEEFTATTPLVVGTPEQVIERTLASADYAGDYQRQLFLMDHAGLPLEVVLEQVEILGREVAPVLRAEMDRRRPAHVPSDPPTHESLVAAGPDSPHHQVINARTQEEQTV, encoded by the coding sequence GTGCAGATCGGCATCTTCACCGTCGGCGACGTGACCCGCGACCCGCTCACCGGACGCACCCCGAGCGAGCACGAGCGCATCGACGCCATCACGCAGATCGCGCTCAAGGCCGAGGAGGTGGGCCTGGACGTCTTCGCCACGGGCGAGCACCACAACCCGCCGTTCGTGCCGTCGAGCCCGACGACCCACCTGGCCTTCGTCGCCGCCCGCACCGAGCGGCTGCGCCTGTCCACCTCGACCACGCTGATCACCACCAACGACCCGGTGAAGATCGCCGAGGACTACGCCTTCCTGCAGCACCTGTCCGGCGGGCGGGTGGACCTGATGATGGGGCGCGGCAACACCGGCCCGGTCTACCCGTGGTTCGGCAAGGACATCCGCCAGGGGATCCCGCTGGCGGTCGAGAGCTATCACCTGCTGCGACGGCTGTGGCGCGAGCCGGTCGTGGACTGGCAGGGGCAGTTCCGGACCCCGCTGCACGGCTACACCTCCACGCCGGCCCCGCTGGACGGCACCCCGCCCTTCGTGTGGCACGGATCGATCCGCAGCCCCGAGATCGCCGAGCAGGCGGCGTACTACGGCGACGGCTTCTTCCACAACCACATCTTCTGGGGCCCCGAGCACACCGCCCAGATGGTGGCGCTCTACCGGCAGCGCTTCGAGCACTACGGCCACGGCTCGGCCGACCAGGCGATCGTCGGGCTGGGCGGGCAGGCCTTCATCGCCGGGACCGGAGCCGAGGCCAGGCGCAGGTTCCGGCCCTACTTCGACGTCGCTCCGGTCTACGGCCACGGCCCCTCGCTGGAGGAGTTCACCGCCACGACGCCCCTGGTCGTCGGCACCCCGGAGCAGGTGATCGAGCGCACCCTCGCCTCGGCGGACTACGCCGGCGACTACCAGCGCCAGCTCTTCCTGATGGACCACGCCGGGCTGCCTCTGGAGGTCGTGCTCGAGCAGGTCGAGATCCTCGGACGAGAGGTCGCCCCGGTGCTGCGCGCCGAGATGGACCGCCGTCGTCCCGCGCACGTCCCCAGCGACCCGCCCACCCACGAGTCCCTGGTCGCGGCCGGCCCGGACTCGCCCCACCACCAGGTGATCAACGCCCGCACCCAGGAGGAGCAGACCGTATGA
- a CDS encoding deoxyguanosinetriphosphate triphosphohydrolase — protein MSSDGYADGDRHRWVREDPAQKSGDRDDFARDRARLVHSASLRRLSAKTQVVRPGSSDFVRNRLTHSLEVAQIGRELGGALGCNADVVDTACLAHDLGHPPFGHNGESALDEIAADVGGFEGNAQTFRLLVRLEAKRFHPGTDRSAGLNLTRASLDAATKYPWSRGDGPVVTRKFGVYADDLDAFAWVREGAPVGHRCLEAQTMDWADDVAYSVHDVEDAIASGGLDVRELHAGQAVGQVLPIARERYAPDLETGVLEAAYWRLVTPHLVPESFDGGSRRDLARLKDLTSRLVGRFAGAAEQATRQRYGAGPLTRYAATLVVPEDVRAEVAVLKAVAAHFVMETRARVDLMAEEREIVHGLVRAYQQDPEGRLDRELWADHLAARDDGERLRVVVDQVASLTDARAVALHAAWC, from the coding sequence ATGAGCAGTGACGGGTATGCCGACGGCGACCGGCACCGCTGGGTGCGCGAGGACCCGGCCCAGAAGTCGGGGGACCGCGACGACTTCGCGCGTGACCGGGCCCGGCTCGTGCACTCGGCCTCGCTGCGGCGGCTGTCCGCCAAGACCCAGGTGGTGCGGCCGGGCAGCAGCGACTTCGTGCGCAACCGGCTGACCCATTCCCTGGAGGTCGCCCAGATCGGACGCGAGCTCGGGGGCGCGCTGGGGTGCAACGCCGACGTGGTCGACACCGCCTGCCTGGCTCACGACCTGGGGCACCCGCCCTTCGGGCACAACGGCGAGAGCGCGCTCGACGAGATCGCCGCGGACGTCGGGGGCTTCGAGGGCAATGCCCAGACCTTCCGGCTGCTGGTGCGGCTGGAGGCCAAGCGTTTCCACCCCGGCACCGACCGCTCGGCGGGCCTCAACCTCACCCGCGCCAGCCTGGACGCAGCCACGAAGTATCCCTGGTCCCGCGGCGACGGACCCGTGGTCACCCGCAAGTTCGGGGTCTACGCCGACGACCTCGACGCCTTCGCCTGGGTGCGTGAGGGCGCGCCCGTGGGACACCGCTGCCTGGAGGCGCAGACCATGGACTGGGCCGACGACGTGGCCTACTCCGTCCACGACGTGGAGGACGCGATCGCGTCGGGCGGCCTGGACGTGCGCGAGCTGCACGCGGGGCAGGCCGTCGGGCAGGTGCTGCCGATCGCCCGCGAGCGCTATGCCCCCGACCTGGAGACGGGCGTGCTGGAGGCGGCCTACTGGCGGCTGGTCACCCCGCACCTGGTCCCGGAGAGCTTCGACGGAGGCTCGCGGCGCGACCTCGCCCGGCTCAAGGACCTGACCTCTCGCCTGGTCGGCCGCTTCGCCGGAGCCGCCGAGCAGGCGACCCGGCAGCGCTACGGCGCCGGTCCGCTGACGCGCTACGCCGCGACCCTGGTGGTGCCCGAGGACGTGCGCGCCGAGGTCGCGGTGCTCAAGGCCGTGGCGGCCCACTTCGTGATGGAGACCCGGGCCCGCGTGGACCTGATGGCCGAGGAGCGCGAGATCGTGCACGGGCTGGTCCGGGCCTATCAGCAGGACCCCGAGGGCCGGCTCGACCGGGAGCTGTGGGCCGACCACCTCGCGGCCCGCGACGACGGGGAGCGGCTGCGCGTCGTGGTGGACCAGGTGGCCTCGCTCACCGACGCGCGGGCGGTGGCGTTGCACGCGGCATGGTGCTGA
- a CDS encoding sulfurtransferase: MTEQAAVHPPLITAHELDQALHAPEGHRPTVLDVRYQLGRADGPEQFRAGHVPGAVYLCLDDVLADPHVPGTTGRHPLPSRDRLQAGLRAAGVRAGAAVVVYDDWHSIAAARAWWLLRHSGHPAVSVLDGGWQAWHDAGLEVETGEVTPEPGDITVAEPALTVLDAEGARRYAQNGTLVDARPANRFRGEDETVDPVAGHIPGAVSLPALELVGEDGRFLPREELLAAFHRRDVHEGGTTAVYCGSGVQACHVALAAAAVGISDDLAVYAGSWSDYITDPSRPVATGA, from the coding sequence ATGACCGAGCAGGCTGCCGTCCACCCCCCGCTGATCACCGCCCACGAGCTCGACCAGGCGCTGCACGCCCCCGAGGGGCACCGTCCCACGGTGCTGGACGTGCGCTACCAGCTGGGGCGTGCCGACGGACCCGAGCAGTTCCGCGCCGGCCACGTGCCCGGCGCGGTCTACCTCTGCCTGGACGACGTGCTCGCCGACCCGCACGTGCCCGGCACGACCGGGCGCCACCCGCTGCCGAGCCGCGACCGGCTGCAGGCCGGGCTGCGCGCGGCGGGCGTGCGCGCCGGTGCCGCCGTCGTGGTCTACGACGACTGGCACTCGATCGCGGCGGCACGGGCCTGGTGGCTGCTGCGACACTCCGGTCACCCCGCGGTGAGCGTCCTCGACGGAGGCTGGCAGGCCTGGCACGACGCCGGGCTGGAGGTCGAGACCGGCGAGGTCACCCCGGAGCCGGGCGACATCACGGTGGCCGAGCCGGCGCTGACCGTCCTCGACGCCGAGGGCGCGCGGCGGTACGCCCAGAACGGGACCCTGGTGGACGCGCGCCCGGCCAACCGCTTCCGCGGCGAGGACGAGACCGTCGACCCCGTCGCGGGCCACATCCCGGGGGCGGTCTCGCTGCCCGCCCTGGAGCTCGTCGGCGAGGACGGCCGGTTCCTGCCCCGCGAGGAGCTGCTCGCGGCCTTCCACCGGCGCGACGTCCACGAGGGCGGCACCACCGCGGTCTACTGCGGGTCCGGGGTCCAGGCCTGCCACGTGGCGCTGGCCGCCGCCGCGGTCGGCATCTCGGACGACCTTGCGGTGTATGCCGGTTCGTGGTCGGACTACATCACCGACCCGAGCCGACCGGTGGCAACCGGCGCCTGA
- a CDS encoding IS481 family transposase, giving the protein MPHRNAPLTPEGRHRLVLRCQHRPIAHVAAEAGVSRQCLSRWVNRYREYGQAGLLDRSSAPHRRPTQTPQNVVDRVIELRKKKRSATRIAADLAAEGVTIAACTVSRILHRVGLPRLSWLDADGEPLRAPGTITARYPGHMIHLDVKKAARIPDGGGWRVHGRGSEQDKAADRAARATGRKGTRAGYTYIHSAVDGFSRLAYTECHDDETAATVVAFLSRARVFFRAHGITRYTRIVTDNGPAYTSKHFARHAASFASRHQRIRPYTPKHNGKVERYQGLMSSEVLYARPWTSEQQRRNGIAGWVNHYNYHRPHTAAGGKPPASRPKTSVNNVLPSYT; this is encoded by the coding sequence GTGCCCCACCGTAACGCGCCCCTGACACCCGAGGGTCGTCACCGGCTCGTGCTGCGTTGTCAGCACCGCCCCATCGCCCACGTCGCCGCGGAAGCAGGCGTGTCACGCCAGTGCCTGTCGAGGTGGGTGAACCGCTACCGCGAGTACGGGCAGGCCGGACTGCTCGACCGCTCCAGCGCACCCCACCGGCGCCCCACCCAGACGCCTCAGAACGTCGTGGACCGGGTCATCGAGCTGCGCAAGAAGAAGCGCTCGGCCACGCGGATCGCCGCCGACCTCGCCGCCGAGGGCGTCACGATCGCCGCGTGCACGGTCTCCCGGATCCTGCACCGAGTCGGGCTGCCTCGCCTGTCATGGCTCGACGCCGACGGCGAACCCCTCCGCGCGCCCGGCACGATCACCGCCCGCTACCCCGGACACATGATCCATCTCGACGTGAAGAAAGCCGCCCGCATCCCCGACGGTGGCGGCTGGCGGGTCCACGGACGCGGCAGCGAGCAAGACAAAGCAGCCGACCGCGCCGCCCGCGCCACCGGCAGGAAGGGCACCCGTGCCGGGTACACGTACATCCACTCCGCCGTTGACGGGTTCTCCCGCCTGGCCTACACCGAGTGCCACGACGACGAGACCGCCGCCACCGTGGTCGCGTTCCTGTCCCGCGCCCGAGTGTTCTTCCGCGCCCACGGCATCACCCGCTACACGCGGATCGTCACCGACAACGGGCCCGCCTACACGTCCAAGCACTTCGCCCGTCACGCCGCCTCGTTCGCCTCACGCCATCAACGGATCCGCCCCTACACGCCTAAGCACAACGGCAAGGTCGAGCGCTACCAAGGCCTGATGAGCAGCGAGGTCCTTTACGCCCGCCCCTGGACCAGCGAGCAGCAACGTCGCAACGGCATCGCCGGGTGGGTCAACCACTACAACTACCATCGCCCCCACACAGCCGCTGGCGGCAAGCCCCCAGCCTCACGCCCCAAAACCAGCGTCAACAACGTCCTGCCGAGTTACACCTAG
- a CDS encoding sodium:solute symporter family transporter — translation MSLPALDNAVIAAYFLVMIGIGVWSMRMANTREDYLVAGRRLSFPMFFACMAAMAVGGAVTVGGTGKGYQDGIAGMWVGGSLGMGLILLGMLISSKLNRLRALSINEVIERNYGPTARVFGAVLTIIYTVALSVVQVVAMGSILAGILGVDTRLAMVCAGLVVVFYTFLGGMWSVTMTDIVQFVIKTLGIMLIAPFFVLSDSRVGGLGGLIDKVPASHWDLGSYGFTGTLYWILLYVPGLVIGQDIWQRVFTARNERIARTGTLAAGIYSVLYSFAAVLLGMAVLAAGIKVSKPGLVFETGVVSFLPTGIAGLLLAAAMAAAMSVASGTILAASTVVYNDLFLRFVRGQKHAEIEEATVDAQGHTHAAHDVWINRGIALGIGVVIIALAVVIEDIFKALDLSYGFLSGCVFIPVFAAFVLKRVSPRAGLVSLALSFLAVSATMVYGATSGKPDYSIGGNYPIMMGMAVGLISYVVVHHLDHDKIVPNVDPDLADGEELPA, via the coding sequence ATGTCCCTGCCGGCGTTGGACAACGCGGTCATCGCGGCCTACTTCCTGGTGATGATCGGGATCGGCGTCTGGTCGATGCGGATGGCCAACACCCGCGAGGACTACCTCGTCGCCGGGCGACGGCTGTCCTTCCCGATGTTCTTCGCGTGCATGGCGGCGATGGCCGTCGGCGGCGCCGTCACGGTGGGCGGCACGGGCAAGGGCTACCAGGACGGGATCGCCGGCATGTGGGTCGGCGGCTCGCTCGGGATGGGCCTGATCCTGCTCGGGATGCTCATCAGCTCCAAGCTCAACCGGCTGCGCGCCCTGTCGATCAACGAGGTCATCGAGCGCAACTACGGCCCCACCGCCCGGGTCTTCGGCGCGGTGCTCACGATCATCTACACCGTCGCCCTGTCCGTCGTGCAGGTGGTCGCCATGGGCTCCATCCTGGCAGGCATCCTCGGCGTCGACACCCGGCTGGCCATGGTGTGCGCCGGCCTGGTCGTGGTCTTCTACACCTTCCTCGGCGGGATGTGGTCGGTGACCATGACCGACATCGTGCAGTTCGTCATCAAGACCCTCGGCATCATGCTGATCGCACCGTTCTTCGTCCTGTCCGACTCGCGCGTGGGCGGCCTCGGCGGCCTGATCGACAAGGTGCCCGCCTCGCACTGGGACCTGGGGTCCTACGGCTTCACCGGGACGCTCTACTGGATCCTGCTCTACGTCCCCGGCCTGGTCATCGGGCAGGACATCTGGCAGCGCGTCTTCACGGCCCGCAACGAGCGGATCGCCCGCACCGGCACCCTGGCGGCGGGGATCTACTCAGTCCTGTACTCCTTCGCCGCCGTCCTGCTCGGCATGGCCGTCCTCGCAGCTGGCATCAAGGTGAGCAAGCCGGGGCTCGTCTTCGAGACCGGCGTGGTGAGCTTCCTGCCGACCGGCATCGCGGGCCTGCTCCTCGCGGCCGCGATGGCGGCCGCGATGTCGGTCGCGTCCGGCACCATCCTGGCCGCCTCGACGGTGGTCTACAACGACCTCTTCCTGCGGTTCGTCCGCGGTCAGAAGCACGCCGAGATCGAGGAAGCCACCGTCGACGCGCAGGGCCACACCCACGCCGCGCACGACGTGTGGATCAACCGCGGGATCGCGCTGGGCATCGGCGTCGTCATCATCGCCCTGGCGGTGGTCATCGAGGACATCTTCAAGGCGCTCGACCTGTCCTACGGCTTCCTGTCCGGGTGCGTGTTCATCCCGGTCTTCGCCGCCTTCGTGCTCAAGCGGGTGAGCCCGCGGGCCGGGCTCGTGAGCCTGGCGCTCAGCTTCCTCGCCGTGTCGGCGACCATGGTCTACGGAGCGACCAGCGGCAAGCCGGACTACTCCATCGGCGGCAACTACCCGATCATGATGGGCATGGCGGTCGGCCTGATCAGCTACGTCGTCGTCCACCACCTCGACCACGACAAGATCGTCCCCAACGTCGACCCCGACCTGGCCGACGGCGAGGAACTGCCCGCATGA
- a CDS encoding phosphatase PAP2 family protein has translation MNLAPLQPWVRHVVLPGAAITAVIAASGRVIQGPLGGWPQEDALNRWCVAHRTSALDRATWVPSTYADTPCTIAMSLVFGAWLRRETSSWHEAAAPLAAISVETVCFVAAAHVVGRDRPDVPWLDRPAPTPSYPSGHTGATTAMHLTVAHALARRDVPGSRAIGRAVRWGLPISVAASRVYRGMHHPSDVVVGSLLGAWTAGAVRRALGIPRR, from the coding sequence GTGAACCTCGCGCCGCTGCAGCCCTGGGTCCGTCACGTCGTGCTCCCCGGGGCGGCGATCACCGCGGTGATCGCCGCCTCCGGCCGGGTCATCCAGGGGCCGCTCGGCGGCTGGCCGCAGGAGGACGCCCTCAACCGCTGGTGCGTCGCCCACCGCACGTCCGCGCTGGACCGGGCCACCTGGGTCCCCTCGACCTATGCCGACACCCCCTGCACCATCGCGATGTCGCTGGTCTTCGGTGCCTGGCTGCGCCGCGAGACGAGCTCCTGGCACGAGGCGGCGGCCCCGCTCGCCGCGATCAGCGTGGAGACCGTCTGCTTCGTCGCGGCCGCGCACGTCGTCGGCCGCGACCGGCCGGACGTGCCCTGGCTGGACCGGCCGGCGCCGACGCCGAGCTATCCCTCCGGGCACACCGGAGCCACCACGGCGATGCACCTGACCGTCGCCCACGCCCTCGCCCGCCGCGACGTGCCCGGCTCCCGCGCGATCGGTCGCGCCGTCCGCTGGGGCCTGCCGATCTCGGTCGCCGCCAGCCGCGTCTACCGCGGGATGCACCATCCGAGCGACGTGGTCGTCGGCTCCCTGCTCGGCGCATGGACCGCCGGAGCCGTGCGCCGCGCCCTCGGCATACCGCGCCGGTGA
- a CDS encoding CE1759 family FMN reductase gives MTRRIAVVTAGLSTPSSTRLLADRLAAAVQAQVSARGEAAEVQVVEVRELAGDLARLMTTGMATPALDAARETVSAADGLIVVTPVFAASYSGLFKMFLDALSTDALDAMPTIAAATAGTPRHSMVLDHAMRPLLTHLRAVVVPTGVFAATEDFGREAGADLAPRIRRAASELAALVVAESGSVAGFAAREQDRPSPRSSGVTLARVTPFEQLLAGHAGQG, from the coding sequence ATGACGAGGAGGATCGCCGTCGTCACCGCAGGACTGTCCACCCCCTCGTCCACCCGGCTGCTCGCCGACCGGCTCGCCGCGGCCGTGCAGGCACAGGTGAGCGCGCGCGGCGAGGCCGCCGAGGTCCAGGTCGTCGAGGTCCGCGAGCTCGCGGGCGATCTCGCCCGCCTGATGACTACCGGGATGGCCACGCCCGCCCTGGACGCCGCCCGTGAGACGGTCTCCGCGGCGGACGGACTGATCGTGGTGACCCCGGTCTTCGCGGCGAGCTACTCCGGGCTGTTCAAGATGTTCCTGGACGCGCTGTCCACGGACGCGCTCGACGCGATGCCCACGATCGCGGCCGCGACCGCCGGGACACCGCGTCACTCGATGGTCCTGGACCACGCCATGCGTCCGCTGCTCACCCACCTGCGCGCCGTCGTGGTGCCGACGGGGGTCTTCGCCGCGACCGAGGACTTCGGCCGCGAGGCCGGTGCCGACCTGGCCCCCCGGATCCGGCGGGCCGCCTCCGAGCTCGCCGCCCTCGTGGTCGCCGAGTCCGGCTCGGTCGCGGGCTTCGCCGCGCGCGAGCAGGACCGTCCGTCCCCGCGCTCCTCGGGCGTCACGCTCGCACGGGTCACGCCCTTCGAGCAGCTGCTGGCCGGGCACGCCGGCCAGGGCTAG
- a CDS encoding DUF6703 family protein has product MSEKPPVLRRSVERASTPAAHALAGLPSWATTTAWVVLLVLAAVVGGPIGWVLLALAVAFVAWLLFLAWPYASLNAKLIRVAVLLLGVALVVARLLPR; this is encoded by the coding sequence GTGTCCGAGAAGCCCCCTGTCCTGCGCCGGTCCGTCGAGCGGGCGAGCACCCCCGCCGCCCATGCCCTGGCAGGCCTGCCGTCCTGGGCGACGACCACCGCCTGGGTGGTGCTGCTCGTCCTCGCCGCGGTCGTGGGCGGCCCGATCGGCTGGGTGCTCCTCGCCCTGGCGGTCGCCTTCGTGGCCTGGCTGCTGTTCCTCGCATGGCCCTATGCCTCCTTGAACGCCAAGCTGATTCGCGTGGCCGTGCTGCTGCTCGGCGTCGCGCTCGTGGTGGCGCGACTGCTCCCCCGCTGA
- the dnaG gene encoding DNA primase, whose translation MALIKAEDIALVKERASIEDVVREHVSLRSAGPGSLKGLCPFHDEKTPSFTVRPGVGAYHCFGCGVGGDVIRFVQEVDHLTFVEAVERLAGQVGVQLRHEDGEAPQREPAGRRQRLVEANRVAAELYAEALLSLPEARPARDFLRAKGFGGKDCGIFGVGYAPRAGEAVTGHLRSKGFTDEEIVTSGLAVEGRRGPYDRFRGRVVWPIRDVTGDTVGFGARRIFDDDRIEAKYLNTSETPIYKKTQVLYGLDLAKRAMARDRQAVVVEGYTDVMACHLAGIQTAVATCGTSFGVDHIKTLRRILRDEAGRSPAKVIFTFDGDAAGQKAAMRAFGEDQRWASQSFVAVAEAGQDPNELRQSGGDEAVRHLVEDAVPMFEFAVRTTIARFDLGTAEGRVMATRTAAPIIASIRDQGLRPEYIRTVAGWIGLPVEQVAHEVSIAGTAAAQVPAEPVHREPAEPTGPSGTAVPPPDLRDPVVAAEQQLLQCLLQHPGLFDAAAVDALEPEAMVAPAYQLVVAGLQAAGGLATAAGRSGQAWTSAVAEHVDEEVRPLVIELAVAPIPSRLDPQTGAPSRRYADELILRVREVSLRRRIADAISALQRMDPTQAEEARSLGIRLQGLQRELAALRSELS comes from the coding sequence GTGGCGCTGATCAAGGCCGAGGACATCGCGCTGGTCAAGGAGCGGGCCTCGATCGAGGACGTGGTGCGCGAGCATGTCTCGCTGCGCAGCGCCGGACCCGGCTCGCTCAAGGGGCTGTGCCCCTTCCACGACGAGAAGACGCCGTCGTTCACCGTGCGTCCCGGGGTGGGGGCCTACCACTGCTTCGGATGCGGCGTGGGCGGGGACGTCATCAGGTTCGTCCAGGAGGTCGACCACCTGACCTTCGTCGAGGCGGTGGAGCGGCTCGCCGGGCAGGTCGGGGTGCAGCTGCGCCACGAGGACGGGGAGGCTCCCCAGCGCGAGCCGGCGGGCAGGCGGCAGCGGCTCGTCGAGGCCAACCGTGTCGCCGCCGAGCTGTATGCCGAGGCCCTGCTCTCCCTGCCCGAGGCGCGCCCTGCCCGGGACTTCCTGCGGGCCAAGGGCTTCGGCGGCAAGGACTGCGGGATCTTCGGCGTGGGCTATGCCCCGCGCGCGGGGGAGGCGGTGACCGGCCACCTGCGGTCCAAGGGCTTCACCGACGAGGAGATCGTCACGTCCGGGCTCGCGGTCGAGGGACGCCGCGGACCTTATGACCGCTTCCGCGGGCGCGTGGTGTGGCCGATCCGCGACGTCACGGGCGACACGGTGGGCTTCGGCGCCCGCCGGATCTTCGACGATGACCGGATCGAGGCGAAGTACCTCAACACCTCCGAGACCCCGATCTACAAGAAGACCCAGGTGCTCTACGGGCTCGACCTGGCGAAGCGGGCGATGGCGCGGGACCGGCAGGCGGTCGTGGTCGAGGGCTACACCGACGTGATGGCCTGTCACCTGGCCGGCATCCAGACCGCCGTCGCGACCTGCGGCACGTCCTTCGGCGTCGACCACATCAAGACGCTGCGCCGGATCCTGCGCGACGAGGCCGGTCGGTCGCCCGCCAAGGTGATCTTCACCTTCGACGGGGACGCCGCCGGCCAGAAGGCCGCCATGCGCGCCTTCGGCGAGGACCAGCGGTGGGCCTCGCAGTCCTTCGTGGCCGTGGCCGAGGCGGGCCAGGACCCCAACGAGCTGCGTCAGTCCGGCGGGGACGAGGCGGTGCGGCACCTGGTCGAGGACGCCGTGCCGATGTTCGAGTTCGCGGTGCGGACGACCATCGCCCGCTTCGACCTCGGCACCGCCGAGGGGCGGGTCATGGCGACCCGGACCGCCGCCCCGATCATCGCGAGCATCCGGGACCAGGGCCTGCGCCCGGAGTACATCCGCACCGTCGCCGGTTGGATCGGGCTGCCCGTCGAGCAGGTCGCCCACGAGGTGTCGATCGCGGGGACCGCCGCCGCCCAGGTGCCGGCCGAGCCGGTCCACCGCGAGCCCGCGGAGCCCACCGGTCCGAGCGGCACCGCCGTGCCGCCGCCGGACCTGCGTGACCCCGTCGTCGCGGCGGAGCAGCAGCTCCTGCAGTGCCTGCTGCAGCATCCCGGCCTCTTCGACGCCGCTGCGGTCGACGCGCTCGAGCCGGAGGCGATGGTGGCGCCCGCCTACCAGCTGGTCGTCGCCGGCCTCCAGGCCGCCGGGGGACTGGCGACCGCGGCCGGCCGCTCGGGCCAGGCCTGGACCTCGGCGGTCGCGGAGCACGTCGACGAGGAGGTGCGCCCGCTGGTGATCGAGCTCGCGGTCGCGCCCATCCCGAGCCGCCTGGATCCGCAGACCGGCGCCCCCTCCAGGAGGTATGCCGACGAGCTGATCCTGCGCGTCCGCGAGGTCAGCCTGCGTCGCCGGATCGCCGACGCCATCAGCGCGCTGCAGCGGATGGACCCCACCCAGGCCGAGGAGGCCCGCTCCCTCGGCATACGTCTCCAGGGCCTGCAGCGCGAGCTCGCGGCCCTGCGATCGGAGCTGAGCTGA
- a CDS encoding DUF2277 family protein: MVRQLRALHDAELDSTSPEARAAALQYVRVVSGAARPPAEHRELFEATVLQIALATQRLMDELQAPAVEVPTPRVQPASVRVVRAG, from the coding sequence ATGGTCAGACAACTTCGTGCCCTCCACGACGCGGAACTCGACTCCACGTCGCCCGAGGCCCGTGCTGCAGCGTTGCAGTACGTCCGGGTGGTCAGCGGGGCCGCGCGTCCGCCGGCCGAGCATCGCGAGCTCTTCGAGGCGACCGTGCTCCAGATCGCCCTCGCGACCCAGCGGCTCATGGACGAGCTGCAGGCGCCCGCGGTGGAGGTGCCCACCCCCCGGGTGCAGCCCGCGAGCGTCCGGGTCGTGCGGGCCGGCTGA
- the dusB gene encoding tRNA dihydrouridine synthase DusB: MSAVLPPLQIGRHTYESPVVLAPMAGITNRAFRRLCREHGAVGLAAAGATGATQLFVSEMITTRALVERVPLTMKLIEMDEGESPRAIQLYGVDPVTVGQAARIIATEDRADHIDMNFGCPVPKVTRKGGGAALPWKSEWFRAIVRAAVREAAPHDIPVTVKMRVGIDADHTTYLDAGRIAEQEGAAAVALHGRTADQHYSGQADWSTIARLKEHVTTIPVLGNGDIWSAEDAVRMVRETGCDGVVVGRGCLGRPGLFADLAAAFAGVTYRATPTLGEVGATMRRHASYLAEFYGDERKACRDIRKHVAWYLKGFPAGHDVRHRLALVDSLATLDELVATLDATQPWPGAGAEGPRGRAGSPKRVALPDGWLDSPEMDEQQQRLVAEAELDVSGG; the protein is encoded by the coding sequence ATGAGCGCTGTCCTCCCGCCGCTGCAGATCGGCCGCCACACCTACGAGTCGCCCGTCGTCCTCGCGCCCATGGCCGGGATCACCAACCGTGCCTTCCGCCGGCTGTGCCGCGAGCACGGCGCCGTCGGGCTCGCGGCCGCAGGCGCCACCGGTGCCACCCAGCTCTTCGTCTCCGAGATGATCACCACCCGGGCGCTCGTCGAGCGGGTCCCCCTGACGATGAAGCTCATCGAGATGGACGAGGGGGAGTCCCCGCGCGCGATCCAGCTGTATGGCGTGGACCCGGTCACCGTCGGCCAGGCCGCCCGGATCATCGCCACCGAGGACCGCGCCGACCACATCGACATGAACTTCGGCTGCCCGGTGCCCAAGGTCACCCGCAAGGGGGGCGGCGCGGCGCTGCCGTGGAAGTCCGAGTGGTTCCGCGCGATCGTGCGGGCCGCGGTGCGCGAGGCCGCGCCGCACGACATCCCGGTCACCGTGAAGATGCGGGTGGGCATCGACGCAGACCACACGACCTATCTGGACGCCGGCCGGATCGCCGAGCAGGAGGGCGCCGCCGCCGTCGCGCTGCACGGGCGCACCGCCGACCAGCACTACTCCGGCCAGGCCGACTGGTCCACCATCGCCCGGCTCAAGGAGCACGTCACCACCATCCCGGTGCTCGGCAACGGCGACATCTGGTCCGCCGAGGACGCCGTGCGGATGGTCCGCGAGACCGGCTGCGACGGGGTGGTCGTCGGCCGCGGCTGCCTGGGGCGGCCCGGGCTGTTCGCCGACCTGGCGGCGGCCTTCGCGGGCGTGACCTATCGCGCCACGCCGACCCTGGGCGAGGTGGGGGCGACGATGCGGCGGCACGCGAGCTATCTCGCGGAGTTCTACGGCGACGAGCGCAAGGCCTGCCGCGACATCCGCAAGCACGTCGCGTGGTACCTCAAGGGATTCCCCGCCGGGCACGACGTGCGGCACCGCCTCGCGCTCGTCGACTCCCTGGCCACGCTCGACGAGCTCGTCGCCACCCTCGACGCCACCCAGCCCTGGCCGGGCGCGGGCGCCGAGGGACCGCGCGGCCGGGCGGGCTCGCCCAAGCGGGTCGCGCTGCCGGACGGCTGGCTGGACTCGCCGGAGATGGACGAGCAGCAGCAGCGCCTGGTGGCGGAGGCCGAGCTCGACGTCAGCGGCGGCTGA